A DNA window from Vibrio sp. CDRSL-10 TSBA contains the following coding sequences:
- a CDS encoding DASS family sodium-coupled anion symporter: MNRNDSVPLPNNTREWFFNRNSLIVLADVALFAILFNTLPFEPNVVLGISMLAFIAVLWLTEALHVTVTAILVPVMAVLFGVFDTQAALNNFANSIIFLFLGGFALAAAMHRQGLDKVIADKVLIMARGKMSVAVFMLFGVTGILSMWISNTATAAMMLPLVLGVLSKVDDDRGHSTYVFVLLGIAYSASIGGIATVVGSPPNAIAAAEVGLSFTDWMEFGLPTAVIMLPMAITLLYFLLKPDLSGHFELNHAPVQWDKGKVVTLAIFALIVFLWIFSKPVNAMLGGFKSFDTIIALGAIILVSFARVVHWKDIEKTADWGVLLLFGGGICLSNVLKQTGTSVFLANELSSMIADLGLFVIVLVIAAFVVFLTEFASNTASAALLIPVFASVAEAFGISPVLLSVLIAVSASCAFMLPVATPPNAIVFATGHIKQSEMMRVGMFLNIACIALLTAIAMFFWQ; encoded by the coding sequence ATAGTGTCCCTTTACCGAACAATACCCGAGAATGGTTTTTTAACCGCAACAGTCTGATCGTGCTGGCGGACGTCGCGCTGTTTGCAATCCTGTTTAATACTCTGCCGTTTGAACCTAATGTTGTGCTGGGCATCAGTATGCTCGCCTTTATCGCTGTGCTGTGGCTGACCGAAGCACTGCATGTCACGGTGACCGCGATCCTGGTGCCTGTGATGGCGGTGCTGTTTGGCGTATTTGATACCCAGGCTGCACTGAACAACTTTGCCAACTCAATTATTTTCCTCTTTCTGGGTGGTTTTGCTCTGGCAGCGGCCATGCACCGTCAGGGGCTGGATAAAGTCATCGCCGATAAAGTGCTGATCATGGCGCGCGGTAAGATGAGCGTAGCGGTATTTATGCTGTTTGGTGTCACCGGCATACTGTCGATGTGGATCAGTAATACTGCGACCGCGGCTATGATGCTGCCACTGGTACTGGGCGTGCTGAGCAAAGTTGATGATGACCGTGGTCACAGCACTTACGTGTTTGTGCTGCTGGGTATCGCCTACAGCGCCAGTATTGGCGGGATCGCAACTGTGGTAGGCAGTCCGCCTAACGCCATCGCAGCCGCGGAAGTCGGCCTGTCGTTTACCGATTGGATGGAATTTGGTTTGCCGACAGCGGTTATCATGCTGCCGATGGCGATTACCCTGCTGTACTTTTTGCTTAAACCGGATTTGAGCGGCCATTTTGAGCTTAACCATGCACCGGTCCAGTGGGACAAAGGTAAAGTGGTGACGCTGGCGATTTTTGCCCTGATTGTCTTTTTGTGGATTTTCAGTAAGCCGGTGAATGCGATGCTGGGCGGCTTTAAGAGCTTTGATACCATCATTGCACTGGGTGCGATTATTCTGGTCAGCTTCGCGCGCGTTGTGCACTGGAAAGACATCGAGAAAACCGCTGACTGGGGGGTATTGCTGCTGTTTGGTGGTGGTATCTGTTTGAGTAATGTACTGAAGCAAACCGGAACCAGTGTCTTCCTGGCTAACGAGCTGAGTTCGATGATTGCTGATCTGGGTCTGTTTGTGATCGTACTGGTGATCGCCGCGTTTGTGGTGTTCCTGACCGAGTTTGCCAGTAACACAGCCAGTGCGGCGCTGTTGATCCCGGTATTTGCCAGCGTCGCAGAAGCCTTTGGTATCTCACCTGTGCTGCTGTCGGTATTGATCGCTGTTTCCGCATCGTGTGCCTTTATGCTGCCGGTGGCTACACCACCGAATGCG